A window from Ignavibacteriota bacterium encodes these proteins:
- a CDS encoding NADH-quinone oxidoreductase subunit NuoF gives MNSYIELLESNQIEKKEFISACTNPENHNISAELKNEIISLNKNLKYEIHDYPLIFIGMGTCGLASGADKVKTAIEKELLKLNLKAQIIPTGCIGYCAKEVIVDIKLPGNLRISYGEITPNDIPKFIRKTIVEQDIYREKVLGSFGNGIEGIKNISDLPFFRRQKKIVLENCGIISPLSIDEYIVNGGFSALSKILKSYSRKDVVDDIIKSGLRGRGGGGFPTGKKWEFAYNQKSEIKYLICNADEGDPGAFMDRSVLESDPFKLIEGMIIGAYAIGACFGYIYCRAEYPLAIERLENTIHQCENYGILGENILGSDFNFKIKIKKGAGAFVCGEETALIASIEGKRGMPKPRPPYPAVSGLWGKPTVINNVETFANITSIIKNGGEWFAKIGTESSKGTKVFALSGMVEFSGLVEVPMGITLREVVFDIGGGIPNGKKFKAVQIGGPSGGCLPDSVLDTKVDYESLKQVGAMMGSGGFVVMDEGTCMVDVAKFFLTFIQNESCGKCVPCREGTKRMLEIIERIPISYKGTTNKLDQLQRFKGIIHLERLAEVIQDTSLCGLGQSAPNPVLSGLRYFKDEYESHLFDRECPAGVCKELLTYKVITEICNGCGLCARKCPSEAIVGEAKHPYTIVESKCIKCGMCIETCRFEAIEAN, from the coding sequence ATGAATTCATATATAGAATTATTAGAATCAAATCAAATTGAGAAAAAAGAATTTATTTCCGCATGTACAAATCCGGAAAATCATAATATTTCTGCCGAGTTAAAAAATGAAATTATTAGTTTGAATAAAAATCTGAAATATGAAATACACGATTATCCGTTGATATTTATTGGAATGGGAACTTGCGGATTAGCTTCTGGTGCTGATAAAGTTAAAACGGCAATTGAGAAAGAATTGCTAAAACTTAATCTTAAAGCTCAAATAATTCCCACCGGATGTATAGGATATTGTGCAAAAGAAGTTATTGTTGATATTAAACTTCCCGGAAATTTAAGAATCTCTTACGGTGAAATTACTCCAAACGACATTCCTAAATTCATTAGAAAAACAATTGTTGAACAAGACATTTACAGAGAAAAAGTTTTAGGGAGTTTTGGTAACGGAATTGAAGGAATTAAAAATATTTCGGATTTACCATTTTTCAGAAGACAGAAAAAAATTGTTTTAGAAAATTGTGGAATTATCTCTCCTTTATCTATTGATGAATATATTGTTAACGGCGGTTTTTCGGCATTAAGTAAAATTTTGAAATCATATTCAAGAAAAGATGTTGTAGATGATATAATTAAAAGCGGTTTAAGAGGAAGAGGTGGAGGTGGATTTCCAACAGGTAAAAAATGGGAATTTGCTTATAATCAAAAATCAGAAATAAAATATTTAATTTGCAATGCAGATGAAGGTGATCCTGGTGCTTTTATGGATCGATCAGTTTTAGAAAGCGATCCTTTTAAATTAATTGAGGGAATGATAATTGGAGCTTATGCAATAGGTGCATGCTTTGGATATATTTACTGTCGTGCTGAATATCCTCTCGCTATTGAAAGATTAGAAAATACAATTCATCAATGCGAAAATTACGGAATTCTTGGTGAGAATATTTTAGGAAGTGATTTTAATTTTAAAATAAAAATTAAAAAAGGTGCTGGTGCATTTGTTTGCGGTGAAGAAACTGCATTAATTGCATCGATTGAAGGAAAAAGAGGAATGCCAAAACCCCGTCCGCCTTACCCAGCTGTATCGGGTCTTTGGGGAAAACCAACAGTAATTAATAATGTTGAAACATTTGCAAATATTACATCAATTATAAAAAATGGTGGTGAGTGGTTTGCAAAAATCGGAACTGAATCTAGTAAAGGTACAAAAGTTTTTGCATTAAGCGGAATGGTTGAATTTAGCGGCTTGGTTGAAGTACCGATGGGAATAACTTTACGCGAAGTTGTATTTGATATTGGCGGCGGAATTCCAAACGGGAAAAAATTTAAAGCAGTTCAAATTGGCGGTCCTTCTGGCGGATGTTTGCCGGACAGTGTTTTAGATACAAAAGTTGATTATGAATCACTTAAGCAAGTTGGTGCAATGATGGGTTCTGGAGGATTTGTTGTAATGGATGAAGGAACTTGCATGGTTGATGTTGCAAAATTCTTTTTAACATTTATTCAAAATGAATCTTGTGGAAAATGTGTCCCTTGTCGTGAAGGAACAAAAAGAATGTTGGAAATTATTGAAAGAATTCCAATAAGCTACAAAGGAACAACAAATAAATTAGATCAGCTTCAAAGATTTAAAGGAATTATTCATCTTGAAAGACTGGCAGAAGTAATTCAAGATACATCGTTATGTGGATTAGGACAATCAGCACCAAATCCGGTTTTATCTGGGTTAAGATATTTCAAAGATGAATATGAAAGTCATTTATTTGATAGAGAATGTCCAGCTGGGGTTTGCAAAGAATTATTAACGTATAAAGTTATTACAGAAATTTGTAACGGTTGTGGATTGTGTGCAAGAAAATGTCCATCCGAAGCAATTGTTGGAGAAGCAAAACATCCTTATACAATTGTTGAATCAAAATGTATTAAATGTGGAATGTGCATTGAGACGTGCAGATTTGAAGCAATTGAAGCAAATTAA
- the nuoE gene encoding NADH-quinone oxidoreductase subunit NuoE, which yields MEKILEDYPRNERSNLIPILQDIQQEYGYLPENILAEVAEYINIPFASVYGVATFYNQFRLKPLGKNVIRVCRGTACHVKNSANILIALETELNIKAGQTTRDKVFTLETVACIGACSIAPVININEEYFGRVTIKEIPKIIKKYKNMAKLDEEKLAESAV from the coding sequence GTGGAAAAGATTTTAGAGGATTATCCCCGAAATGAAAGAAGTAATCTAATTCCAATTTTACAAGATATCCAGCAAGAATATGGATATTTGCCTGAAAATATTTTGGCTGAAGTTGCTGAATATATTAACATACCTTTTGCAAGTGTTTACGGAGTTGCAACTTTTTATAATCAATTTAGATTAAAGCCACTTGGTAAAAATGTAATTAGAGTTTGCAGAGGAACTGCTTGTCATGTTAAAAATTCTGCAAATATTTTAATTGCTTTGGAAACAGAATTAAATATCAAAGCGGGACAAACTACTCGTGATAAAGTTTTTACTTTGGAAACAGTTGCATGTATTGGTGCTTGCAGTATTGCTCCAGTTATTAATATTAATGAAGAATACTTTGGAAGAGTTACAATTAAAGAAATTCCAAAGATTATTAAAAAGTATAAGAATATGGCAAAATTAGATGAAGAAAAATTAGCAGAGAGTGCTGTATGA